In Rubrobacter radiotolerans DSM 5868, a genomic segment contains:
- a CDS encoding metal ABC transporter ATP-binding protein, translating into MEAAKNSTTDAPLVRVKGLSAGYGGEPAIVDLDFEVGPGVRVGVLGQNGGGKSTLFKVLLGDLAPYGGEIELPYRCGTVPQTERSRLDYPVTALDVALMGYLGRLPWWRRPGRRERREALEALARVGLAEKANARFGTLSGGQRQRVLVARALVQDARLLLLDEPFSGLDSPSAELLDRLIERLAEEGRSVMIATHDLDQARSWDLVLCLNKRQIAFGAPGDVLTREVIEATYGAQVTVINGGRKGEPGERRRGLSAILPPHHHRDER; encoded by the coding sequence GTGGAGGCGGCGAAGAACAGCACGACAGACGCCCCTCTCGTCAGGGTGAAGGGGCTATCGGCCGGCTACGGCGGAGAGCCCGCGATCGTCGACCTCGACTTCGAGGTTGGTCCCGGTGTGCGGGTCGGGGTGCTGGGTCAGAACGGCGGGGGGAAGTCAACGCTCTTCAAGGTGCTCCTCGGGGATCTTGCGCCCTACGGTGGAGAGATCGAGCTGCCGTACCGGTGCGGGACCGTACCTCAGACCGAGCGTTCGCGCCTCGACTACCCGGTAACAGCGCTCGACGTGGCGCTCATGGGGTACCTCGGGCGACTGCCCTGGTGGCGCAGGCCGGGACGTCGGGAACGGCGGGAGGCGCTTGAGGCGCTCGCAAGGGTCGGACTTGCGGAGAAGGCGAACGCCCGGTTCGGGACGCTCTCGGGCGGACAGCGTCAGCGGGTGCTCGTTGCGCGAGCGCTCGTGCAGGACGCACGGCTGCTGCTGCTCGACGAGCCTTTCAGCGGCCTCGACAGCCCGAGCGCAGAGCTTCTCGACCGGCTCATAGAACGGCTCGCAGAGGAGGGGAGATCGGTCATGATCGCCACTCACGACCTAGATCAGGCCCGCTCCTGGGATCTCGTGCTGTGCCTGAACAAGCGGCAGATAGCCTTCGGGGCTCCCGGGGACGTGCTGACCCGCGAGGTCATAGAGGCTACTTACGGGGCGCAGGTAACGGTTATAAACGGCGGCCGGAAAGGCGAGCCGGGGGAACGGAGGAGAGGTCTTTCGGCCATCCTCCCGCCGCACCATCACCGGGACGAGCGGTAG
- a CDS encoding metal ABC transporter permease — MLQALAEPWTQGIMQRALAEVVLIGLVGGALGCWIVFYELSYSAESLAHALFPGLVLAALFGFPLILGGGAGLVLAALAIAVFGRAPHIGRDTSVAVVISALFGFGVVLALSPDSPPGLQELLFGEVLAVTNADLLLAALLAGAVLLGLFFLHRQLLVVGFDRATARSVGARPRFTDLALMGLLALATLVAIQGLGNLLVVAVLVGPAATARLLSKRMFPMMVLATVLAVACGVSGLYLSYYAGLAAGASIAGSIVVLYVVVASVTGVLGRLAPRSSGAGTDDRSGEGARV, encoded by the coding sequence GTGCTACAGGCCCTTGCAGAGCCCTGGACGCAGGGCATTATGCAGCGAGCGCTCGCGGAGGTGGTCCTGATCGGCCTCGTCGGCGGGGCGCTTGGGTGCTGGATCGTCTTCTACGAGCTCTCCTACAGCGCCGAGTCGCTGGCGCACGCGCTCTTTCCGGGACTCGTGCTCGCGGCGCTCTTCGGCTTTCCTCTGATCCTGGGCGGCGGCGCGGGACTCGTGCTCGCGGCGCTCGCGATCGCGGTCTTCGGCCGGGCGCCGCACATCGGGCGTGATACGTCGGTTGCGGTAGTTATAAGCGCGCTCTTCGGGTTCGGGGTAGTGCTCGCGCTCTCGCCGGACTCGCCGCCGGGACTTCAGGAGCTTCTCTTCGGGGAGGTGCTCGCCGTGACGAACGCCGACCTCCTGCTCGCCGCGCTCCTCGCGGGAGCAGTCCTTCTCGGGCTCTTCTTTCTCCACCGCCAGCTTCTAGTCGTCGGCTTTGACCGCGCGACGGCTCGCTCGGTCGGCGCGAGGCCGCGCTTCACCGACCTCGCGCTTATGGGACTCCTCGCCCTCGCTACGCTCGTTGCAATACAAGGTCTCGGGAACCTGCTCGTCGTCGCCGTGCTCGTGGGTCCTGCGGCGACTGCGAGGCTCCTGTCGAAGCGCATGTTCCCGATGATGGTTCTCGCCACGGTGCTCGCGGTGGCGTGCGGTGTATCGGGCCTCTACCTCTCCTATTACGCCGGCCTCGCTGCCGGAGCCTCGATCGCGGGCTCGATCGTCGTCCTCTACGTCGTTGTCGCGAGCGTGACCGGGGTCCTCGGGCGGCTCGCTCCGCGGAGCAGCGGCGCCGGGACCGACGACCGGAGCGGGGAGGGGGCGCGTGTCTAG
- a CDS encoding metal ABC transporter permease → MLADLLEYFTLPFVQRGLLEITFLSVGAGILGTWVVLRGLAFFAHAVGMATFPGLVLADGLAFPPPVGALASAGFFAAFLERLSRSRKSGYDSITALLLVGMLALGAILASDVFRSGANVDMLLFGSLLATSNSDVAFAGVVSAAVVLASLFFGRAWLAIGFDAQAVRSLGVRTALPDLALLSLIALYITATLSAVGSLLAATLFVVPAATVRLWTDRLLAWQLASVGLVFLEGAGGLVVSLATNAPPGATIATIAGSGFALSFLLTNLAKRAGLPDSG, encoded by the coding sequence TTGCTAGCGGACCTCCTCGAATACTTCACACTGCCGTTCGTGCAACGGGGGCTACTGGAGATCACCTTTCTCTCCGTCGGGGCGGGCATCCTCGGGACCTGGGTGGTGCTGCGGGGGCTCGCGTTCTTTGCGCACGCGGTCGGGATGGCTACGTTCCCGGGTCTCGTACTCGCGGACGGGCTCGCCTTTCCGCCGCCTGTCGGGGCGCTCGCCTCGGCCGGGTTCTTTGCTGCGTTCCTCGAACGGCTCTCGCGCTCCAGAAAGAGCGGCTACGACAGCATCACGGCGCTCCTGCTCGTCGGGATGCTCGCGCTCGGGGCGATCCTCGCGAGCGACGTCTTCCGGTCCGGGGCGAACGTGGACATGCTGCTCTTCGGGAGCCTGCTAGCCACAAGCAACTCCGATGTCGCGTTCGCCGGGGTCGTTAGCGCGGCTGTTGTGCTCGCGAGCCTCTTCTTCGGTCGGGCGTGGCTCGCCATCGGCTTCGACGCGCAAGCGGTCCGCTCGCTCGGGGTCAGGACGGCGCTTCCGGACCTCGCGCTCCTCTCCCTGATCGCCCTCTACATCACCGCGACGCTCTCGGCGGTCGGCTCGCTGCTCGCCGCAACGCTCTTTGTCGTCCCGGCCGCGACGGTGCGGCTCTGGACGGATCGCCTCCTCGCCTGGCAGCTCGCGAGCGTCGGGCTCGTCTTTCTGGAAGGCGCAGGCGGTCTCGTCGTCTCGCTTGCAACGAACGCTCCGCCAGGAGCGACGATCGCAACCATCGCAGGCTCGGGCTTCGCCCTGTCCTTTCTCCTGACGAACCTCGCAAAAAGAGCCGGACTGCCGGACTCCGGATAG
- a CDS encoding ArsR/SmtB family transcription factor, protein MEPGCDRRDHGRDLQEFGVRERSFHRAARMLHAAGDEARLRLLVRLSEGERCVTDLAAGSDERMSTVSQRLKVLKGEGLVTGRREGKHVYYTLADRHVYDVILSILAHADEQDSSGKDG, encoded by the coding sequence ATGGAGCCGGGCTGCGACCGGAGGGACCACGGGCGGGATCTCCAAGAGTTCGGGGTCCGGGAGAGGTCCTTTCACCGGGCGGCGAGGATGCTGCACGCGGCCGGGGACGAGGCGCGGCTCAGGTTGCTCGTGCGGCTTTCGGAAGGAGAGCGGTGCGTAACCGATCTTGCGGCCGGGAGCGACGAGCGGATGTCGACCGTCTCGCAGCGGCTCAAGGTTCTCAAGGGCGAAGGGCTCGTCACCGGGCGGCGGGAGGGCAAGCACGTCTACTACACCCTCGCAGACCGGCACGTCTACGACGTGATCCTCTCCATCCTCGCTCACGCGGACGAGCAAGACAGCTCTGGCAAAGACGGCTGA
- the zigA gene encoding zinc metallochaperone GTPase ZigA: MREVVKDGSDGRLPVTVLSGFLGAGKTTLLNHVLANREGLRVAVIVNDMSEVNIDASLVASGASLNRVEERLVEMTNGCICCTLREDLLVEVARLARDGRFDYLLVESTGISEPLPVAETFTFLDEEGRSLSDLARLDTLVTVVDSPQFLKEYQAADDLSGRGLALSEEDDRTVTDLLVEQVEFADVILLNKCDLIEPEEVDVLEDAIRKLNPGARVLRTEHGVVPVREVLGTGLFDFERAAESPGWLRELRGESVPETEEYGISSFVFRARRPFHPERLWDLAKFQWKGVLRSKGFFWLASRRDVAFLWSQAGGVLRFEPSGFWWAAAPREEWPSEQESLQEILESWDEVYGDRRQELVFIGQDLDREAMVRSLEDALLTDEELALGEAAWPYFRDPFPRWRFELQGTDRREDRIPDQHPGDEA; this comes from the coding sequence ATGCGAGAGGTTGTGAAGGACGGGTCTGACGGGAGGCTTCCGGTAACGGTCTTGTCGGGGTTTCTCGGAGCGGGAAAGACGACGCTTTTGAATCACGTGCTCGCGAACCGGGAGGGTCTGAGGGTGGCCGTGATCGTCAATGACATGAGCGAGGTGAATATCGACGCGAGCCTTGTAGCGAGCGGGGCCTCGCTCAACCGGGTAGAGGAGAGGCTTGTCGAGATGACGAACGGGTGCATCTGTTGCACGCTGCGCGAGGACCTGCTCGTCGAGGTCGCACGCCTTGCGCGGGACGGGCGCTTCGACTACCTGCTCGTCGAGTCAACGGGCATCTCCGAGCCGCTCCCGGTCGCCGAGACGTTCACATTCCTTGACGAGGAGGGGCGCTCGCTCTCCGATCTAGCGAGGCTCGACACGCTCGTAACGGTCGTAGATTCGCCGCAGTTCCTCAAGGAGTACCAAGCCGCCGACGACCTCTCCGGGCGCGGCCTGGCGCTCTCGGAGGAGGACGACCGGACGGTAACGGACCTTCTCGTGGAGCAGGTCGAGTTTGCGGACGTGATCCTCCTGAACAAGTGCGACCTGATCGAACCGGAAGAGGTCGACGTTCTTGAGGATGCGATAAGGAAGCTCAACCCCGGAGCACGCGTCCTGAGGACCGAGCACGGGGTCGTGCCGGTGCGGGAGGTGCTCGGGACGGGACTCTTCGACTTCGAGCGAGCCGCCGAGTCGCCGGGCTGGCTGAGGGAGCTTCGCGGCGAGTCCGTCCCGGAGACCGAGGAGTACGGGATATCGAGCTTTGTGTTCCGGGCACGCCGACCGTTCCATCCCGAGCGACTCTGGGATCTTGCAAAGTTCCAGTGGAAGGGCGTCCTCAGGTCGAAGGGGTTTTTCTGGCTTGCATCGAGGCGCGACGTGGCCTTTCTCTGGTCGCAGGCCGGGGGCGTGCTCCGGTTCGAGCCGAGCGGCTTCTGGTGGGCCGCAGCACCGCGCGAGGAGTGGCCAAGCGAACAGGAGAGCCTGCAGGAGATCCTCGAAAGCTGGGACGAGGTGTACGGCGACCGCAGGCAAGAGCTGGTGTTTATCGGGCAGGACCTCGACCGGGAAGCGATGGTCCGGTCGCTTGAGGATGCGCTGCTCACCGACGAGGAACTCGCCCTCGGAGAAGCTGCGTGGCCCTACTTCCGGGATCCGTTCCCCCGCTGGCGCTTCGAGCTTCAGGGAACCGACCGCCGCGAAGACCGGATCCCCGACCAGCATCCCGGAGACGAGGCGTGA
- a CDS encoding SufE family protein → MSTPQRLEEIIAEFSEAPREFKLPMLLEYSKKVPPLPERYAKNPNLLEQVHECQTPFFLAEEIDEAGRVQIHFDAPREAPTTRSFAGVVYEGLNGLTAEEILAVPNDFYTRMGLSEVVSPLRQRGIAGILWRLKKRVRADLEARQAS, encoded by the coding sequence ATGAGTACGCCGCAGAGACTAGAGGAGATAATCGCCGAGTTCAGCGAGGCGCCGCGGGAGTTCAAGCTGCCGATGCTGCTCGAGTATTCAAAGAAGGTGCCGCCGCTTCCGGAGCGTTACGCGAAGAACCCGAACCTGCTGGAGCAGGTCCACGAGTGCCAGACGCCGTTTTTCCTTGCGGAGGAGATCGACGAGGCGGGAAGGGTCCAGATCCACTTCGACGCCCCGCGTGAGGCCCCGACGACCCGCAGCTTTGCCGGTGTCGTCTACGAGGGACTGAACGGGCTTACGGCGGAGGAGATCCTCGCCGTCCCCAACGACTTCTACACGCGCATGGGTCTTTCGGAGGTCGTCTCTCCTCTGAGGCAGCGGGGTATCGCGGGCATCCTCTGGCGGCTCAAGAAGCGCGTCCGGGCGGACCTTGAGGCCCGGCAGGCGAGCTAG
- the rpmG gene encoding 50S ribosomal protein L33 yields MATNSGARVIVKLRSTQSAHVCTTMKSRRNTPERLEMRKYDPVVRRHVVYRETR; encoded by the coding sequence ATGGCGACGAACAGCGGGGCGAGGGTGATCGTCAAGCTCAGGAGCACGCAGAGCGCGCACGTCTGCACGACGATGAAGAGCCGCAGGAACACGCCGGAGCGGCTCGAGATGCGCAAGTACGACCCCGTGGTGCGCCGCCACGTCGTCTATCGGGAGACGAGGTAG
- the yidD gene encoding membrane protein insertion efficiency factor YidD, with protein MVWVIGLYRRYVSPLLPPSCRFTPSCSVYTMEAIRKHGPVKGSVLGAWRILRCNPFCKGGHDPVP; from the coding sequence ATGGTATGGGTTATTGGGCTTTACCGGCGGTACGTTTCGCCGCTCCTTCCGCCGTCGTGCCGGTTTACGCCGTCGTGTTCGGTCTACACGATGGAGGCCATACGGAAGCACGGTCCGGTGAAGGGTAGCGTGCTCGGGGCGTGGCGCATACTGCGGTGCAACCCGTTTTGCAAGGGCGGGCACGACCCGGTGCCGTAG
- a CDS encoding Fur family transcriptional regulator: MVTRRMTRQREAILEAIRSAGGPLSVAEVHRVAGREIEGLGIATVYRNLRNLRDEGMIVAVELPGEDPRYEPVGRGHHHHFLCTECERTFDLEGCPVDVPEGATLPGGYRVRGHSLTFYGSCERCSEV; encoded by the coding sequence ATGGTAACCCGGAGGATGACCCGCCAGCGGGAGGCGATCCTGGAGGCGATCCGTTCTGCGGGCGGGCCGCTCTCTGTGGCCGAGGTGCATCGGGTCGCCGGTCGCGAGATCGAGGGCCTCGGGATAGCGACGGTCTACCGGAACCTCAGGAACCTGCGCGATGAGGGGATGATCGTCGCCGTCGAGTTGCCCGGCGAGGACCCGCGTTACGAGCCCGTCGGCCGCGGACATCACCACCACTTCCTCTGCACCGAGTGCGAGCGGACCTTCGACCTCGAAGGTTGTCCGGTAGATGTGCCGGAGGGAGCGACGCTCCCCGGAGGTTACCGCGTGCGCGGGCACAGCCTCACGTTCTACGGCAGTTGCGAGAGGTGCAGCGAGGTCTAG
- a CDS encoding rhomboid family intramembrane serine protease encodes MAVAFIGSATEPLNVALIRQPLPMLAEGALIPALVASGEVWRLLSSMFLHSGFVHVALNMVSLYFLGSFVEPLFGRGKFLLLYLASGLSGGIAYLYFSGFDSLAVGASGAIFGLIGGIFGFALRERTFSWGNPIIRQLLILLALNLYVGFTVANISNTAHIGGLAGGAVFGFLISPALRSSKRSKTVLPVAAVFLILTALLIVWLLLFA; translated from the coding sequence GTGGCGGTCGCTTTTATCGGGTCGGCGACCGAACCGCTGAACGTGGCCCTGATCCGTCAGCCCCTCCCGATGCTCGCGGAGGGCGCGCTCATTCCGGCGCTCGTCGCCTCGGGCGAGGTCTGGCGGCTTCTCTCCAGCATGTTCCTTCACTCGGGCTTCGTGCACGTCGCCCTGAACATGGTCTCGCTGTACTTTCTCGGCTCGTTTGTCGAGCCGCTCTTCGGGCGCGGCAAGTTCCTGCTGCTCTACCTGGCAAGCGGTCTCTCCGGCGGCATCGCCTACCTGTACTTCAGCGGCTTCGACTCCCTGGCGGTAGGGGCTTCGGGGGCGATCTTCGGCCTTATAGGCGGGATCTTCGGCTTCGCGCTCAGGGAGAGGACGTTCTCCTGGGGCAACCCGATCATCCGCCAGCTCCTGATCCTTCTCGCCCTGAACCTCTACGTCGGTTTCACCGTCGCCAACATAAGCAACACAGCGCATATCGGCGGGCTCGCCGGCGGAGCGGTGTTCGGGTTCCTGATCTCCCCGGCTCTGCGAAGCTCGAAGCGCTCGAAGACGGTCCTCCCGGTCGCGGCGGTCTTCCTTATCCTGACCGCCCTCCTGATCGTCTGGCTCCTTCTCTTCGCCTGA
- a CDS encoding deoxyribonuclease IV, which produces MSAKRAVRETVQKKSERSAGTASRRLSPVGRHLPTSGGLSETLAKAREQGCEAVQIFVSNPQGWAPAKPRADAGEFRRGLEEHGIGAVVVHAKYLINPAAKDPAQRERSVEALASEMAAAGALGAELVVVHSGSHGSDGEAAGIERLAGSLDDARKLAPELCARYAEESGEEVAPAEVVVENSCGAGTQILSDLDSLSEALVRADARACIDTAHAFVAGYDLASPEGAREFGRELGEKLAGRVAVIHLNDAKNALGSNRDGHARLGEGRIPPEALAEFLREVRGVPLVMETPYDTPEVDADQVRIAKTLAGGLRLVREGI; this is translated from the coding sequence ATGTCCGCCAAAAGAGCCGTTCGGGAGACCGTTCAGAAGAAGAGCGAGAGAAGCGCGGGAACTGCAAGCCGCAGGCTGAGCCCCGTCGGGCGGCACCTGCCGACCTCAGGGGGGCTTTCGGAAACGCTCGCCAAGGCGCGCGAGCAGGGCTGCGAGGCGGTCCAGATCTTTGTCTCCAACCCGCAGGGCTGGGCTCCGGCGAAGCCGAGAGCCGACGCCGGGGAGTTTCGCCGGGGCCTCGAAGAGCACGGTATCGGTGCGGTCGTGGTGCACGCGAAGTACCTGATCAACCCCGCAGCAAAGGACCCCGCCCAGCGCGAACGCTCGGTGGAGGCGCTCGCCTCGGAGATGGCCGCCGCCGGAGCCCTCGGTGCGGAGCTCGTCGTCGTTCACTCCGGAAGCCACGGCTCGGACGGCGAGGCCGCCGGCATCGAGCGGCTCGCTGGGAGCCTGGACGATGCGCGAAAGCTCGCGCCGGAGCTGTGCGCCCGCTACGCGGAGGAGTCCGGCGAGGAGGTCGCGCCCGCGGAGGTCGTGGTTGAGAACTCCTGCGGGGCGGGGACGCAGATCCTCTCGGACCTCGACTCGCTCTCGGAGGCGCTCGTCCGCGCCGACGCTCGCGCCTGCATAGACACAGCTCACGCCTTTGTCGCCGGGTACGACCTCGCAAGCCCTGAGGGAGCGCGGGAGTTCGGGAGGGAGCTTGGCGAAAAGCTCGCCGGACGCGTCGCCGTGATCCACCTCAACGACGCAAAGAACGCCCTCGGGAGCAACCGCGACGGCCACGCCCGGCTCGGCGAGGGACGCATACCGCCCGAGGCGCTCGCGGAGTTCCTCCGGGAGGTGCGCGGCGTGCCGCTCGTGATGGAGACCCCGTACGACACGCCGGAGGTCGACGCCGATCAGGTCAGGATAGCGAAAACGCTCGCAGGCGGGTTGCGTCTGGTGCGGGAGGGGATATAA
- a CDS encoding helix-turn-helix domain-containing protein: protein MTNTVEISANKKETGSQKNREGRNDLLAAIGETIRAERNERGLTLKEVSRGAHVSVSYLAEIERGEKDPSSRVLENISQGLDMEISDLLTRIAVSLEPAPVVSVADSLAA from the coding sequence GTGACTAATACGGTTGAGATCTCCGCAAACAAAAAGGAAACTGGGTCCCAAAAGAACCGCGAGGGACGCAACGACCTTCTCGCGGCAATCGGGGAGACCATCCGGGCCGAGCGCAACGAGCGCGGCCTGACGCTCAAGGAAGTCTCCCGCGGAGCGCACGTCTCCGTCTCCTACCTCGCCGAGATCGAGCGCGGCGAGAAAGACCCGTCCTCCCGCGTCCTTGAGAACATCTCCCAGGGCCTCGACATGGAGATAAGCGACCTCCTCACCCGCATCGCCGTCTCGCTGGAGCCCGCGCCCGTCGTCAGCGTCGCGGACTCGCTCGCGGCCTAA
- a CDS encoding CPBP family intramembrane glutamic endopeptidase, producing the protein MAEVLLTLVLALFVGGLGMVAQVARKSRQAAVTLAVVLLGASVLVSLLGLFVGIGLFVQFSGGETFGITGAERVAYAAAIAAVVVAGVAGVALCVPLFRRVLGREVRSRFWADPVVVFALWLAVLVLANNVVSFLIFTVESDVTSLFPDGRVSPGLLVSSQLPFVIVAVMGVGFLVRRNLRETLARLGYGGISLKQFGVVALFVVGALAASFGTDALFRLVQPDLYQQVGELSDALFSPVGLSPLSAILFALLIGIGAGLGEETLFRGAVQPVFGIVFTSIIFASMHIQYGPSLLLVYIFVLSVGLGYLRKHINTTASFLAHASYNTLSVLLAYFVGGA; encoded by the coding sequence TTGGCTGAAGTCTTGTTGACGCTGGTGCTTGCCCTGTTCGTGGGCGGGCTCGGGATGGTGGCTCAGGTGGCGCGCAAGAGCCGTCAGGCGGCGGTTACGCTTGCGGTCGTGCTTCTCGGGGCTTCGGTCCTTGTCTCGCTGCTCGGGCTGTTTGTCGGGATCGGTCTGTTCGTGCAGTTCTCCGGCGGGGAGACGTTCGGGATCACGGGCGCGGAGCGAGTCGCCTACGCGGCGGCGATCGCGGCGGTCGTGGTGGCGGGCGTTGCGGGCGTTGCGCTGTGCGTCCCGCTCTTCCGGCGCGTGCTCGGACGCGAGGTGAGGAGCCGGTTCTGGGCCGATCCGGTCGTGGTCTTTGCGCTCTGGCTTGCTGTGCTCGTGCTTGCGAACAACGTGGTGAGCTTCCTGATCTTCACCGTCGAGTCGGACGTAACCTCGCTCTTCCCGGATGGGCGGGTCTCGCCGGGTCTGCTCGTGAGCAGCCAGCTGCCGTTCGTTATCGTCGCGGTGATGGGGGTCGGGTTCCTTGTCCGGCGGAACTTGCGCGAGACGCTCGCGCGGCTCGGGTACGGGGGCATCTCTCTTAAGCAGTTCGGGGTCGTTGCGCTCTTCGTGGTCGGGGCTCTTGCGGCCTCGTTCGGCACGGACGCTCTTTTCCGCCTCGTGCAGCCGGACCTCTACCAGCAGGTCGGGGAACTCTCGGACGCGCTATTTAGCCCCGTGGGGCTCTCTCCGCTCTCGGCGATCCTGTTCGCGCTTCTGATCGGCATCGGCGCCGGCCTCGGGGAGGAGACGCTCTTTCGGGGGGCGGTCCAGCCGGTCTTCGGGATCGTCTTCACGTCCATCATCTTTGCCTCGATGCACATCCAGTACGGCCCGTCGCTGCTGCTCGTATATATCTTTGTTCTCTCGGTCGGGCTCGGGTACCTCAGAAAGCACATCAACACCACCGCGAGCTTCCTTGCCCACGCCTCGTACAACACCCTGAGCGTGCTTCTCGCCTACTTTGTCGGCGGCGCGTAA
- a CDS encoding NAD(P)/FAD-dependent oxidoreductase, producing the protein MSRSCIVVGAGVSGLLAARELSGSGWRVVVLDKGRGVGGRMATRRVGEARCDHGAQFFTSRSERFEGLVREWLAVGAVREWSRGFASAGGERPPDGHPRYRGAEGMTSVPKHLARNLDVRSGERVVEVTPKNGSWRIRTESGLAETADALVMSPPAPQALTLVGDLLPEQRREALARISYDPCFAVMAVLDRPLELPEPGGIQLKGEPLDWISDNAVKGISPVPALTVHAGPGWSRENESLPAQEAAEAVLGFAEEHLGVDLASRTRSTSTIFWRYSWVSRNHPEPLLVGLEEPPLVFCGDGFGGAKVEGAALSGLAAADWLLGRGDA; encoded by the coding sequence TTGAGCCGCTCCTGCATCGTTGTCGGGGCGGGGGTCTCGGGTCTTCTCGCCGCCCGGGAGCTCTCCGGCTCGGGCTGGCGGGTCGTGGTGCTGGACAAGGGCCGGGGGGTCGGGGGCAGGATGGCGACGCGGCGCGTCGGCGAGGCCCGCTGTGACCACGGCGCGCAGTTCTTCACCTCCCGCAGCGAGCGCTTCGAGGGGCTCGTCCGGGAGTGGCTCGCGGTCGGGGCCGTCCGGGAGTGGAGTCGGGGCTTCGCGAGCGCCGGGGGCGAACGTCCCCCCGACGGCCACCCGCGCTACCGGGGCGCGGAGGGCATGACCTCCGTGCCCAAGCACCTCGCCCGCAATCTCGACGTCCGGAGCGGCGAGCGAGTCGTCGAGGTTACGCCGAAGAACGGCTCCTGGCGCATCAGGACGGAGTCCGGGCTTGCAGAGACGGCGGACGCGCTCGTCATGTCCCCTCCCGCGCCGCAGGCGCTCACGCTGGTCGGGGACCTTCTCCCGGAGCAGCGCCGGGAGGCGCTCGCGCGCATCTCCTACGACCCGTGCTTTGCGGTGATGGCCGTGCTCGACAGGCCGCTAGAGCTGCCGGAGCCGGGGGGCATCCAGCTAAAGGGCGAGCCTCTGGACTGGATCTCCGACAACGCCGTGAAGGGTATCTCCCCCGTCCCGGCACTCACGGTCCACGCCGGTCCCGGGTGGAGCCGGGAGAACGAGAGCCTCCCTGCGCAGGAGGCAGCAGAGGCGGTGCTCGGGTTCGCCGAAGAGCACCTCGGGGTCGACCTTGCGTCGCGAACGAGGTCTACGAGCACGATCTTCTGGCGTTACAGCTGGGTTAGCCGGAACCATCCGGAGCCGCTGCTCGTGGGTCTTGAGGAGCCGCCGCTCGTGTTCTGCGGGGACGGTTTCGGGGGGGCCAAGGTCGAGGGGGCAGCGCTCTCGGGGCTCGCCGCCGCGGACTGGCTTCTCGGGCGTGGTGATGCCTGA
- a CDS encoding SDR family NAD(P)-dependent oxidoreductase yields MSENGAGNESPVYVVLGAYGGIGSEVSRRLSGKGARLVLGGRDGEKLDSLADETDGVPVALDARKGDEVQAAFERAKEEFGRVDGAVNCVGSFILKPAHLTSDEELQETLDLNLKTAFNTVRAAAKTMDAGGSVVLMSSVAARVGLANHEAVAAAKAAVTGLALSAAASYLPRGLRFNVVAPGLIQTNLTERVTSSEASRQASTELHPLGRLGEPEDIAPAIEYLLSRENGWISGQVIGVDGGLSSLRPMPRRAVRG; encoded by the coding sequence GTGTCCGAGAACGGTGCAGGGAACGAAAGTCCGGTCTATGTGGTCCTCGGGGCCTACGGAGGGATAGGATCTGAGGTCTCGCGCAGGCTCTCCGGCAAGGGCGCGCGCCTCGTGCTCGGAGGTCGCGACGGGGAGAAGCTGGACAGCCTCGCGGACGAAACGGACGGCGTCCCCGTCGCGCTCGACGCAAGGAAGGGTGATGAGGTTCAGGCCGCCTTCGAGAGGGCGAAGGAGGAGTTCGGGCGCGTGGACGGCGCGGTGAACTGCGTCGGTTCGTTTATCCTCAAGCCCGCGCACCTGACCTCGGACGAAGAGCTTCAAGAGACGCTCGACCTGAACCTGAAGACCGCGTTCAACACCGTGCGGGCGGCTGCAAAGACAATGGACGCGGGCGGCTCTGTTGTCCTGATGTCCTCGGTCGCCGCGCGCGTCGGGCTCGCCAACCACGAGGCGGTCGCGGCGGCGAAGGCGGCCGTCACGGGGCTCGCGCTCTCGGCGGCGGCCTCGTACCTGCCGCGCGGGTTGCGCTTCAACGTCGTCGCCCCGGGCCTCATCCAGACGAACCTTACCGAGCGCGTAACGTCGAGCGAGGCCTCCCGGCAAGCCTCGACGGAGCTCCACCCTCTGGGCAGGCTCGGCGAGCCGGAGGACATCGCCCCCGCCATCGAGTACCTTCTCAGCCGGGAGAACGGCTGGATCTCCGGCCAGGTCATCGGCGTGGACGGCGGGCTCTCCTCCCTGCGCCCGATGCCCCGGCGCGCGGTGAGGGGCTAG